Proteins from one Chitinophagales bacterium genomic window:
- a CDS encoding ABC transporter permease → MNKKQTEKIDQSYWGIVKRQFKKNRMAVWSLRMVYVIMFIGIMADFIANDKPFFCRINGNSYFPILKSYGVALGIAKYPPELSNVNWSEVKYDFVIRTPIPYSPQNLDLKNKDYKSPLDDQDVESSRWRHHLGTDNLGRDVLAGMVHGTRTAMLVGIISMSISIIIGIFFGALAGYFGDKGMQMSRGRFWLSIIGFLLGGYYAFGVRGYFLSKALSEGMGGFLIQLIYSLVILIGIFAIFNGIAILIKRIPFFGKKVNVPVDILVSRLIEVKVSIPTLLLILSIVAVMSRPNILMVMVIIGFTSWTGIAKYTRAELLKVRSLEFIQAAQSLGYSELRTIFKHALPNSLSSVLVAIAFGVAGAILLESSLSFLGIGMRPEDVTWGSMLSSARGYFKAWWLAIIPGFAIFITVTVFNLLGEGLTDAMDPRLKQ, encoded by the coding sequence ATGAATAAGAAGCAGACTGAAAAAATAGATCAGAGTTATTGGGGAATTGTCAAAAGACAATTCAAGAAAAATAGAATGGCCGTATGGTCACTAAGAATGGTTTATGTTATCATGTTTATAGGTATTATGGCAGATTTTATAGCCAATGATAAGCCATTTTTTTGTCGTATCAATGGCAATAGCTATTTCCCAATATTGAAAAGCTACGGAGTGGCATTAGGCATAGCTAAATATCCGCCTGAATTATCAAATGTGAACTGGAGTGAAGTCAAATACGACTTTGTCATTAGAACACCAATTCCTTATTCACCACAGAATCTAGATTTAAAAAATAAAGACTATAAAAGTCCATTAGATGATCAGGATGTAGAGAGTTCTAGATGGCGTCATCATTTAGGTACTGATAACCTAGGAAGGGATGTACTCGCAGGTATGGTGCATGGTACGCGCACCGCCATGCTTGTAGGTATTATTTCGATGTCTATTTCTATTATTATTGGTATTTTTTTCGGGGCATTAGCGGGCTATTTTGGCGATAAAGGTATGCAGATGAGTCGTGGTAGATTTTGGTTGAGTATTATTGGGTTTCTACTAGGTGGATATTATGCTTTCGGGGTGCGTGGATATTTTCTATCAAAAGCTCTATCCGAAGGCATGGGTGGATTTTTAATACAACTTATTTATAGTCTGGTAATACTCATAGGTATTTTCGCCATTTTTAATGGGATAGCTATTTTGATTAAGCGCATTCCATTCTTTGGAAAAAAAGTGAATGTGCCGGTAGATATCTTGGTATCTCGATTGATAGAGGTAAAAGTTTCAATTCCAACCTTGTTATTAATTTTATCTATCGTGGCGGTAATGAGTCGTCCAAATATTCTAATGGTCATGGTGATTATTGGATTTACAAGCTGGACTGGAATTGCTAAATATACAAGAGCAGAGTTATTGAAGGTACGTAGTTTAGAATTTATACAAGCAGCTCAGTCACTCGGCTATAGCGAATTGAGAACTATTTTTAAGCACGCATTGCCCAATTCCCTCTCAAGTGTATTGGTCGCCATTGCCTTTGGGGTGGCTGGTGCTATATTATTAGAATCAAGTCTCTCATTTCTGGGTATAGGCATGCGACCTGAAGATGTGACCTGGGGTAGTATGTTATCATCTGCTAGAGGCTATTTTAAAGCTTGGTGGTTGGCTATAATTCCCGGTTTTGCGATATTTATTACCGTGACAGTGTTTAATTTATTGGGTGAAGGTCTGACTGATGCCATGGATCCGCGCTTAAAACAATAA
- a CDS encoding PASTA domain-containing protein, translating into MSITEAEQKIEDANLDYEVKDTVYRQDLKEGTILEVLPAPGLEIKAGRTIFLIISSKRPPMVEMPNLVGRSSLRFAKIELESRGLVLGNLSYIPSAEKDAVLAQKIGNTEIKGGVMIPKGTAIHLTLGDGLTGIVVSPPFVIGKKYAEVKDMLDMSGISANFYFDKDVEDTADAVVYRQYPSALNDEKINVGETMDIFLGTKIPQNILKDSALRARLNLSQ; encoded by the coding sequence ATGTCCATAACTGAAGCTGAACAAAAAATCGAGGATGCTAATCTAGACTATGAAGTAAAAGATACCGTTTATCGTCAAGATTTGAAAGAAGGGACCATTTTAGAAGTGCTTCCTGCTCCGGGATTGGAAATCAAGGCTGGTAGAACTATTTTTCTCATAATTTCTTCTAAACGTCCACCTATGGTAGAAATGCCTAATTTGGTAGGAAGAAGTTCTCTCAGATTTGCAAAGATAGAATTAGAATCACGTGGACTCGTGCTTGGGAACTTGTCATATATTCCCTCTGCGGAAAAAGATGCTGTTTTAGCTCAAAAAATTGGCAATACAGAAATCAAAGGAGGTGTCATGATCCCTAAAGGAACGGCTATTCACCTCACTTTAGGCGACGGTTTAACTGGAATTGTAGTCAGTCCGCCTTTTGTTATTGGTAAAAAATATGCAGAGGTAAAAGATATGCTAGATATGTCTGGCATATCTGCTAACTTTTATTTCGATAAGGATGTAGAAGATACAGCAGATGCTGTTGTTTATAGGCAATATCCTTCTGCATTAAATGATGAAAAAATCAATGTAGGAGAGACTATGGATATATTTTTGGGAACTAAAATCCCACAAAATATTCTAAAAGATTCTGCGTTAAGAGCTAGGTTAAATCTATCTCAGTAA
- the mltG gene encoding endolytic transglycosylase MltG: MIKKLSLIVLILLGLFYLLFFVKSNVAEEYSLKLECDTSVQEVKEKLHANGVIANTYIFDIVSMIYNVNKVSAGHYKIKKSMSSLDILRKLKNGQQDPIRWTISTATFVEELAGKASQKFAFDSLSFLTSLFDSSFMKSQGYAKETALTIFLPNTYEFYWNTSPKHVIDIMINEHEKFWNEERKAKAAAIKLNPSQVYILASMVQKEYTRKDERSKIASVLLNRLNISMPLQVDATCKYATRDFTAKRVLTYHTQYESPYNTYKNIGLPPGPICMPELSTIDAVLNPENTDYIYYCADPSLNGYHIFSKTLAEHESVATSYHKKMNELKIR, from the coding sequence ATGATAAAAAAGCTTAGCCTTATAGTTCTTATACTATTAGGACTATTTTACCTGCTTTTTTTTGTAAAATCTAATGTGGCTGAGGAATACAGTCTAAAGCTAGAATGTGATACCTCTGTGCAAGAGGTCAAAGAGAAACTCCATGCCAATGGGGTAATAGCGAATACCTATATATTCGATATCGTGAGTATGATTTATAATGTGAATAAAGTATCCGCAGGACATTACAAAATTAAAAAGTCGATGTCGTCGCTTGATATACTGCGCAAATTGAAAAACGGTCAACAAGATCCTATTCGTTGGACTATATCTACGGCTACTTTTGTAGAAGAATTGGCGGGCAAGGCTAGTCAAAAATTCGCTTTTGATTCATTAAGCTTTCTTACCTCACTTTTTGATAGTTCTTTCATGAAATCGCAAGGATATGCGAAGGAGACTGCGCTGACTATATTTTTGCCTAACACTTATGAATTTTACTGGAATACGAGTCCTAAGCATGTCATAGACATAATGATCAATGAACATGAAAAATTCTGGAATGAAGAGCGAAAAGCTAAAGCAGCCGCCATAAAACTTAATCCAAGTCAAGTTTATATACTAGCCAGTATGGTTCAGAAAGAATATACTCGCAAAGACGAGCGTTCAAAAATAGCCAGTGTCCTTTTGAATAGATTAAACATTTCTATGCCCCTACAAGTAGATGCCACTTGCAAATATGCTACACGAGACTTCACTGCAAAGCGTGTCTTGACCTACCATACACAGTATGAATCGCCATACAATACCTATAAAAACATAGGACTTCCTCCTGGTCCTATCTGCATGCCAGAGTTGAGTACAATCGATGCGGTATTAAACCCAGAAAATACAGATTATATATATTATTGTGCAGATCCTAGTCTGAATGGATACCATATTTTTTCAAAAACCTTAGCAGAACATGAATCTGTAGCAACTTCATATCATAAGAAGATGAATGAGTTGAAGATAAGGTAA
- the nth gene encoding endonuclease III yields MKKAEKVFYIQNKLEELYPETPIPLNHTSDYTLLIAVLLSAQCTDERVNKTTPALFERAKTPQAMVKLTIEEIEEIVRPCGLSKSKSSAIWNLSQILLDQHKGKVPQSFEELEALPGVGHKTASVVMSQAFGVPAFPVDTHIHRLATRWKLTNGKNVEQTEKDLKRLFPEHLWNKLHLQIIFYGREYCPARGHKIEHCEICRSIGVKN; encoded by the coding sequence ATGAAAAAAGCTGAAAAAGTTTTTTATATACAAAACAAACTCGAGGAACTCTATCCTGAAACTCCCATACCTCTCAACCATACTAGCGATTATACCCTGCTCATAGCCGTACTACTATCAGCACAATGTACTGATGAACGTGTCAATAAGACGACCCCTGCCCTCTTTGAGCGCGCTAAAACACCGCAAGCCATGGTCAAACTAACCATAGAGGAAATAGAAGAAATAGTTCGCCCTTGCGGCTTATCCAAATCAAAATCGAGTGCTATCTGGAATTTATCTCAAATATTGCTGGATCAGCACAAAGGTAAGGTACCGCAGAGTTTTGAAGAATTGGAGGCCTTGCCAGGTGTAGGACATAAAACGGCTAGCGTGGTGATGAGTCAAGCCTTTGGTGTACCTGCATTTCCTGTGGATACGCATATTCATAGACTAGCCACACGCTGGAAACTGACGAATGGAAAGAATGTAGAACAAACAGAAAAAGATCTCAAACGGTTATTTCCAGAGCATCTATGGAACAAGCTCCATCTTCAAATCATTTTCTATGGCAGAGAATATTGTCCTGCGAGAGGGCATAAGATAGAGCATTGTGAAATTTGTAGGTCGATTGGAGTGAAAAATTAA
- a CDS encoding ABC transporter permease subunit produces MFKYIAKRIAYFIPTLLIISLITFGLSKITPGDPVKLALGNRDSGGDAGQALEKMASEKAYYEKAENLGLNLPTFYLALTSAAEPDTMHKFVKKVDKETLSSLISQYGNWKEIAAYHKQIKDLEYSLFDVVVDNTIFENMKEVKQKVQLLYMTSDDMDINNHIQSLIKNTEGQPRLNSVYLKTQKLQAAYNEMKEKKTPLQNYIPSLKWYGTENQYHRWLFGNAPWFFGEAQPGQSKGFLRGDFGQSYLDSRPIASKLADAIPWTLLMNILSLVIFYSISIPVGVFSATNKGSKADRISTFVLFLMYSLPNFWIATLLVTFITTDEYGLNLFPTYGLGEVDDDMSFLEVAGTRAYHLVLPVFCLVYGGIAYVSRQMRTGMLNTLGQDYIRTARAKGNDEKTVVWKHAFRNSLIPIITIFAGIFPALIGGSFVIEYIFSIPGMGKLALEALTARDFPMIFTVMMLGAILTLVGNLVADIMYSVVDPRISFDK; encoded by the coding sequence ATGTTTAAGTATATAGCCAAGCGTATTGCCTACTTTATTCCTACCTTATTGATTATTTCGTTGATTACATTTGGTCTCAGTAAGATAACCCCAGGAGACCCAGTGAAACTTGCTTTAGGAAATCGAGATAGTGGTGGTGATGCTGGTCAGGCATTAGAGAAAATGGCTTCCGAAAAGGCTTATTATGAAAAAGCAGAAAATTTAGGATTAAATTTACCCACGTTTTATTTAGCATTGACTTCAGCTGCAGAGCCAGATACAATGCACAAGTTCGTTAAAAAAGTTGATAAGGAAACACTATCCTCATTAATTTCTCAATATGGCAATTGGAAGGAAATAGCAGCTTATCATAAGCAAATTAAAGATTTAGAATATAGTCTTTTTGATGTAGTGGTCGATAATACGATATTTGAGAATATGAAAGAAGTAAAACAAAAAGTTCAACTACTTTACATGACAAGTGATGATATGGACATCAATAATCATATACAATCGTTGATAAAAAATACGGAAGGTCAACCAAGATTGAATAGTGTTTATTTAAAAACTCAGAAATTACAGGCAGCCTATAATGAAATGAAGGAGAAAAAAACACCACTTCAAAATTATATCCCTTCATTAAAATGGTATGGAACAGAAAATCAGTATCACAGATGGTTGTTTGGTAATGCTCCATGGTTTTTCGGTGAGGCACAGCCTGGGCAATCCAAAGGGTTTTTAAGAGGTGATTTCGGACAGTCCTATTTAGATAGTCGACCTATAGCCAGTAAACTAGCTGATGCTATTCCTTGGACGCTGCTTATGAATATACTGAGTTTAGTTATTTTCTATTCTATCTCAATACCAGTTGGGGTATTTAGTGCTACGAATAAAGGTAGTAAAGCTGATCGAATTTCAACTTTTGTTTTATTTTTGATGTATTCATTACCGAATTTCTGGATTGCAACCTTGTTAGTTACTTTTATCACTACCGATGAGTATGGTTTGAATCTATTTCCAACTTATGGTTTGGGAGAAGTAGATGATGACATGTCATTTCTAGAAGTTGCAGGCACGAGAGCCTACCACCTAGTATTGCCAGTATTTTGCTTGGTTTATGGAGGCATAGCTTATGTATCGCGGCAAATGCGAACGGGTATGCTCAATACATTGGGTCAGGATTATATACGCACGGCGAGAGCGAAAGGTAATGATGAAAAGACCGTAGTATGGAAGCATGCCTTTAGAAATTCTCTCATTCCTATTATTACTATTTTTGCAGGTATATTTCCTGCTTTGATAGGTGGTAGTTTTGTCATAGAATATATATTCAGTATTCCAGGTATGGGTAAGCTGGCTTTAGAGGCTCTTACTGCCAGAGATTTTCCTATGATATTCACCGTTATGATGCTAGGTGCTATATTGACCTTAGTAGGAAATTTAGTGGCAGATATTATGTATAGTGTTGTGGATCCAAGAATTTCATTTGATAAATAA
- a CDS encoding T9SS type A sorting domain-containing protein: MKRTLVLFFVINTFLLSSQEVLSPLSSNHLLHKSIWSKTLTARGSNDTANYLIDYDVLLLPFVDEFSTNKQRPPYKELPTPTSEYYVVGSCVKQLNYKMGTYRFSKQVSTEDTYNPAFPPDYIQTNNQTPILFSLNDTPNCNTLSMQLIYPCSIKRRFSATGQLIWDSLICDTFIYAAHIKNYFLKGYQWTDRHAYINSHLPYMPPSKGVATLDGLNEYGTPYNKEITNAYGLADYLTSAPIDLLNLTGNDSVYLSFLIQPQGLGDYPDVQDSIQVEFLDDRGRWFPVWTKKGTKQELAKDSMSFSFAAIHIPDPVVPSDPFYFHDKFQFRFKNYATISGNNDHWHIDFVRLDKNRNYQDTTLRDANFIYELPSVLKHHTLLPAQQYRGQIDLHDTLRAINRNIYPAPIFSSYKFKCFNENSGLVYGSNVTGIPFAANPLVYHYLLTNTDLNYPNLVEDSTYVTTKIYFDNSDDFKENDTATTRQFFFNEMAYDDGSAEWAYGLQGLGTKKVAYRFFIPNKDTLAAIKVLFSNIDVPVSNLLFNLTLWKKIGMNGQQEEIIKSISNLKPKYLDSLNSFVTFGLDEPLEVQDTIYVGWIQSDERNLQIGYDVNSAKGFDNVFIMTNNVWSKSNIAKSREGSPMIRLILDGVRKYTTSEIVRANNIMDKSRIVFYPNPANEVINFQVGEHKNIDISVFDMLGKLVLHQSLKEGQADISNLNTGLYFIQFSSEGQWLQTDKLQIQR, translated from the coding sequence TTGAAAAGAACTCTTGTTTTATTCTTTGTTATAAATACCTTTTTACTAAGTTCTCAAGAAGTTCTGTCACCTTTATCGTCTAATCATTTATTACACAAGTCGATTTGGTCAAAAACGTTAACAGCGAGGGGCTCTAATGACACTGCTAATTACTTGATCGATTATGATGTTTTATTACTTCCATTTGTCGATGAATTTTCAACAAACAAGCAACGACCACCCTATAAAGAATTACCTACCCCAACGTCTGAGTACTATGTTGTAGGTAGCTGTGTAAAGCAGTTAAACTATAAAATGGGAACCTATCGTTTTTCAAAACAAGTTTCTACAGAAGATACTTATAATCCTGCTTTTCCACCAGATTATATACAAACGAATAATCAGACCCCTATACTATTTTCATTAAATGATACTCCAAACTGCAATACGCTGTCTATGCAGTTAATTTATCCTTGTTCGATAAAAAGAAGATTTTCTGCCACGGGTCAGCTTATCTGGGATAGCTTGATTTGTGATACTTTTATCTATGCAGCTCACATTAAAAACTATTTTTTAAAAGGCTATCAATGGACGGATAGACATGCCTATATCAATTCTCATTTGCCTTATATGCCTCCAAGTAAGGGTGTAGCCACGCTAGATGGATTAAATGAGTACGGTACACCTTACAATAAGGAAATAACGAATGCCTATGGTTTGGCAGACTATCTCACTTCTGCTCCTATAGATTTATTAAATCTTACGGGAAACGATTCTGTCTATCTAAGCTTTTTGATTCAACCGCAGGGATTGGGGGATTACCCCGATGTTCAAGATTCCATTCAAGTGGAGTTTCTTGACGATCGAGGGCGCTGGTTTCCTGTATGGACAAAGAAAGGAACGAAACAGGAATTGGCAAAGGATTCTATGTCATTTTCGTTCGCAGCTATTCATATTCCAGATCCCGTCGTACCTTCAGATCCTTTTTATTTTCATGATAAATTTCAGTTTCGCTTTAAAAATTATGCCACCATTTCAGGAAACAATGACCATTGGCATATAGATTTTGTTCGCTTAGACAAAAACAGAAACTATCAGGATACTACTTTGAGAGATGCTAATTTCATTTATGAATTACCTTCAGTTTTAAAGCATCACACCCTACTTCCTGCTCAGCAGTACCGTGGACAAATAGATTTACATGATACTTTGAGAGCTATTAATCGAAATATTTATCCGGCACCAATTTTTAGTTCTTATAAATTTAAATGCTTTAATGAAAATAGTGGGTTAGTATATGGTAGTAATGTTACAGGTATACCATTTGCTGCAAATCCATTGGTTTATCATTATTTGCTGACTAATACCGATTTAAATTATCCCAATTTGGTCGAAGATAGTACCTATGTTACCACAAAAATATATTTTGATAATTCTGATGATTTCAAAGAAAATGACACTGCTACTACTCGTCAGTTTTTCTTTAACGAAATGGCTTATGATGATGGTAGTGCAGAATGGGCTTATGGATTGCAAGGATTGGGTACTAAGAAAGTGGCTTATCGTTTTTTTATCCCTAATAAAGATACCTTAGCAGCCATTAAAGTTTTATTTTCAAATATTGACGTACCCGTGAGCAATCTGCTTTTTAATCTGACTTTATGGAAAAAAATAGGGATGAATGGGCAGCAAGAAGAAATAATTAAATCTATCTCCAATCTTAAGCCTAAGTATTTAGATTCACTTAATAGTTTTGTAACTTTTGGATTAGATGAACCACTTGAGGTTCAAGATACAATTTACGTAGGTTGGATTCAGTCAGATGAACGAAATCTGCAGATTGGCTATGATGTCAATAGCGCCAAAGGTTTTGATAACGTATTTATCATGACGAATAATGTGTGGTCCAAATCCAATATTGCTAAATCTAGAGAAGGTTCTCCTATGATTCGTCTTATATTGGATGGGGTGAGGAAGTATACAACAAGCGAAATTGTCCGAGCGAATAATATAATGGATAAGTCGCGAATAGTTTTTTATCCTAATCCAGCAAATGAAGTAATCAATTTCCAAGTGGGTGAACATAAAAATATAGACATAAGCGTTTTTGATATGCTTGGTAAATTGGTTCTGCACCAATCCTTAAAAGAAGGTCAAGCTGACATTTCAAATCTTAATACGGGTCTGTATTTTATTCAATTTTCTTCTGAAGGACAATGGTTGCAGACCGATAAACTTCAAATTCAAAGATGA
- a CDS encoding two pore domain potassium channel family protein, which produces MNHFIRNINRYFHFYKYEILAIALLQHLFIGIFIKDLDFYINYVWPLNMVILGIASSGVFIEKQEWKKNLKNILLILVIGFPVNLWFHIGTAALFMSWLNIVYFLFFLFILIEILKFLLQPSYINLDLIIAAICGYLLLIELATFAFQFYFYLYPDSFSGVHNVNPVDTYASFVYFASVTITSIGFGDIRPTIHFTKLLTSLFGIIGQLYSILLIGVLIGKFTSRKHG; this is translated from the coding sequence ATGAATCATTTCATAAGAAATATTAACCGTTACTTCCATTTCTATAAATATGAAATTCTTGCTATAGCCCTGCTTCAGCACTTGTTTATAGGCATTTTTATCAAAGATCTAGATTTCTACATCAATTATGTATGGCCGCTCAATATGGTCATATTAGGAATAGCGAGTTCAGGTGTTTTTATAGAAAAACAAGAATGGAAGAAAAATTTAAAGAACATACTACTCATATTGGTAATTGGATTCCCTGTGAATCTCTGGTTTCACATTGGTACTGCTGCTTTATTTATGTCTTGGCTCAATATTGTATATTTCTTATTTTTCCTATTTATTCTTATAGAAATACTTAAATTTTTATTACAGCCAAGTTATATCAACCTAGACCTTATCATAGCAGCTATATGTGGATATTTACTTCTTATTGAGTTGGCCACTTTTGCATTTCAATTCTACTTCTATCTATACCCCGATAGTTTTTCTGGAGTCCATAATGTCAATCCTGTGGACACATACGCCAGTTTTGTCTATTTCGCCAGCGTTACGATTACGAGTATAGGATTTGGCGACATTAGACCTACAATACATTTTACAAAATTGCTAACTTCCTTATTCGGAATAATAGGTCAACTATATTCTATCTTATTGATTGGTGTTTTAATTGGGAAATTTACATCGAGAAAACATGGATAA